The genomic segment GCTGGGAGGGCGCCATCGCGGTGGCGGCAGCCTGCAACGCACGCTGCCACGGCTGCATCTCGCTCCAGCCGGATGACATGCCCCCATCGCCGCAGGAGCGTCTCGATTTCGTTCCCACGGTGGAGGAGATCGTGGAGATCGGCGTTCCGCACCTCGACGCGGGAGAGGCCATCCTGTCGTTCGGGCAGGGCTGCGAAGGCGAACCGCTTCTCAAGGCGCCGATCATCGCGCAGTCCATCAAGGCGATGCGAGCGCAGACCCAGCGTGGCACGCTCCACATCAACACGAACGGCAGCGATCCGGCAGCCATCTCGCGCCTCATCGACGCGGGTCTCGACTCGGTGCGGGTGAGCCTCAACAGCGTGACGCCGCAGCGCTACACAGACTACTACCGTCCCGCGAACTACGCGTTCGCAGATGTTGAGGAGACTGTGCGGAGGTGCCGTGCAGCGGGCCTGCAGGTCACCCTCAACCTTCTGTACTTCCCGGGGCTCAGCGATACCGAGGCAGAGCTTTCGGCGCTCGAGGCCTTCATCACCGCCCACGCCGTCGATCAGGTGCAGATGCGCAACCTCAACATCGATCCGGATCACTATCTCGCAACCCAGCCCCCGCTCGACGGCGAGGGCGTCGGTGTTCCCGAGATGGTGGAGCGCCTGCGCCGCATCTGCAAGGTCGGCAACGCAACGCCTCCGGTGCGCGATTGACCATGCCGTCCATTCACGTCGACATGGTTGCGGTCTATGTGTTCCGCCGCACGTCGACCATCGAGCTGCTGCAGCTTCGACGGGCCGAGCCCGCTGATGCCTATGCCGGCACCTGGCAGCCCATCTATGGTGGGGTGGAGCCGGGAGAGACCGCAGTGACGGCCGCGCTGCGTGAGCTGCTCGAGGAGACCGGTCTGCGACCGCTCCGGTTCCATCAGGTGGAGTTCCTGGAGACCTGCTACTTTCGCCCATACGATCGGATCTTGATGATGCCGGTGTTCGCCGCCGAGGTGGACGCAGGCGCAGAGGTGGCGCTCGACGCAGAGCACAGTGGCCATCGCTGGGTCTCGCGCGCGGGGGTGGCCGACGCTTTCTTGTGGCGATCGCAGCGCGAAGCAGTGGCCGTGCTGCTCGAGCAGCTCGATCACCTACGCCCCGCGAACGGCTTCCTCAACGTCGCCGTCGAGCCATGACGGTGAAGCAGGACCGCGCTCGGGCTGGCGGGAAGCCGCCGCCCCACACGATTCTCGACCAGCGGAGGTCAACCGGGTGAGCACGGCTCCCACAACCATCAACATCGACATCCAAGGGGGCGTCGCCCGCGTGACGCTTGCGCGCCCCGAGGTCCACAATGCCTTCAACGACACCATGATCTGCGAGCTGAGGCACGCCTTCACCGACCTGGGGCGTCGCGACGACGTGCGTGTCGTCGTGCTGGCGGGAGAGGGGCGATCGTTCTCCGCCGGGGCCGATGTCGAATGGATGCGCAGCGCCGCGCAGCGCACCGAAGCAGAGAACCTGGAAGACGCCGGTCGCATGGCGGCCATGCTCGGCGCCATCGATGGCTGCCCGAAGCCTGTTGTGGTTCGGGTGCAAGGAGCCGCGCTTGGCGGAGGCGTTGGCCTCATGGCCTGCGCCGACATCGTGGTGGCGACGCGTGACGCGCGGGTGGGAACCACCGAGGTGCGTCTGGGAATCCTCCCCGCGGTGATCTCACCGTTCGTGCTTCGAAAGATCGGATACGGTCGCGCCCGCGCCCACTTTCTCATGGGCGACCGCTTCGATGCGGCGTGGGCGTTCGAGATCGGTCTCGTGCATCGGCTGGTCGAACAGGAGGCCGATCTCGACGGCGCAGTCAACGAGGTGGTGGCGCAGCTGCTCGCGGGAAGTCCGGCCGCGCAGGCTGAGACGAAGCGGCTCCTCGGACGCCTGCTCGAGGCTTCGACGCCTGAGGCGCAGACGCCCATCACGGTGGAGACGATTGCGAGGGTGCGCGTGAGCGACGAGGGTCGTGAAGGCCTCGGTGCCTTCCTCGAGAAGCGCAAGCCGCGCTGGCTCGTCTAGCGAGGTGAGATTCCTCGAGCGGCTCGAGCGGGCACTCGAGCGTCTGGTGGAGGGCGGCGCTCAACCTTCTGTCAGAGGGCGGGTGCACCCGGTCGAGATCGGGCGTGAGGTCGCTCGGCGGCTTCGTACGGAACGCAAGCAGCTCGATGGCCGGGTGTGCGTGCCCAACATCTTCGAGGTGCGCCTGCAACGTCACGACCTCGAGGCGCTCGGCCCCCTTGCCG from the Pseudomonadota bacterium genome contains:
- a CDS encoding enoyl-CoA hydratase/isomerase family protein (Catalyzes the reversible hydration of unsaturated fatty acyl-CoA to beta-hydroxyacyl-CoA), with protein sequence MSTAPTTINIDIQGGVARVTLARPEVHNAFNDTMICELRHAFTDLGRRDDVRVVVLAGEGRSFSAGADVEWMRSAAQRTEAENLEDAGRMAAMLGAIDGCPKPVVVRVQGAALGGGVGLMACADIVVATRDARVGTTEVRLGILPAVISPFVLRKIGYGRARAHFLMGDRFDAAWAFEIGLVHRLVEQEADLDGAVNEVVAQLLAGSPAAQAETKRLLGRLLEASTPEAQTPITVETIARVRVSDEGREGLGAFLEKRKPRWLV
- a CDS encoding NUDIX domain-containing protein, producing MPSIHVDMVAVYVFRRTSTIELLQLRRAEPADAYAGTWQPIYGGVEPGETAVTAALRELLEETGLRPLRFHQVEFLETCYFRPYDRILMMPVFAAEVDAGAEVALDAEHSGHRWVSRAGVADAFLWRSQREAVAVLLEQLDHLRPANGFLNVAVEP